CCTCGCCATCGACGGCCGCACGCTGGACGTGCCGACCCAGGTCTTCCGCCCCGAGGGGGCCGGCCCCTTCCCGCTGGTGATCTTCTCGCACGGCCGCTCGGCCGACCCCGCGGTGCGCGCCCGCCTGCAGTACCCCGTGCCCCTGGGCCACGTGGCCTACTGGCTGCGCCAGGGTGTGGCCGTGGTCGCGCCCATCCGGCCCGGCTACGGCACCACGGGCGGCCCCGATCGCGAGAACTCCGGTGCCCGCTGGCCGTCCGGCGGCAACGTCTGCACGGGCCTGGCGGACTACGCCACCGTGGCGCAGCATGCGGCGGCAGCCGTGCGGGCCGTGCATGGCTGGGCTCTGCAACAGCCCTGGGTGCGGCGCGACCGCATCCTGCTCGAAGGCCAGTCGGTGGGCGGCATGGCCACCATCGCCGCGGCGGCGGACCGCCTGCCCGGCGTGGTGGGCGCGGTGAATTTCTCCGGCGGCGCGGGCGGCAAGCCCGACGCCGCCCCGGGCCACAGCTGCCAGCCCCAGGTGCTCACCGGGCTCTACCGCCAGTGGGGCACGCAGGTGCGCGTGCCCACCCTGTGGCTGTATGCCGAGAACGACCTCTACTGGGGCGCGGACCTGCCGCGCCAGTGGTTCGGCGCCTTCCGGGAGGGTGGCGACGGCGCGCAATTCTTCGCCGCCCCCGCGCTGGAAGGCACGGACGGGCACAACCTGCTGCGCGTGGGCGGTCGCCACTGGCGGGACCCGCTGCAAGCCTTCACGGCGAAGGTGGGGCTGCTGGCGCCTTGAAAGCGCTTTCCGTCACGCGCCTTCGAGCTGCAGGTACACCTTGCCCTGCTCGATGCGAACAGGGTAGGTGCGCAGGCCCTGCGTGAGCGGGGCGCACAGCGCACTGCCGTCGCGCACGTCGAAGCGCCCCTGGTGCAGGGGGCATTCGATCTCGTGCCCCTCCAGAAAGCCGTCGCACAGCCGCGCGTTGCCGTGGGTGCAGAGGTTGTCGGTGGCGAACACCTCGCCCCCCACCGCATAGAGCGCCACGTCGCGTCCGCCGACGCTCACGCCCACCACATCGTCCTGCGGCACGTCGTCCAGCGCGGCGGCCTCGGTCCATCCGGTATCGATGGCGGTCATGGGTGTCTCCTCAGAGGGGGTAGATGATGGAATTCGGGATCATTTCGCTGTCGTAGATGCATTCCTTGCGGGCGAAGCGCAGCCCACCGGGCGTACGCACCACCACGTCGAGGTAGCGGCCCACGTTGAACACCGTGGAAGGCTCCGACAGCTTGGTGCGGAACACCGCGTAGTTCGCCTCGCATTCCCAGCGCCCATCGCCGGCCGCGCGCACACGCGGCGCGCCGATCACGTGGCGCTGGTAGTACGGGTCGTGGAACAGCGTCTCGCGGATGCCGTACACGCGGTCTTTCAGCATGCCCTGGCTGTCGAACGAGAGCGTGGCCAGCGGCAGGCCGCGCT
The DNA window shown above is from Acidovorax sp. NCPPB 4044 and carries:
- a CDS encoding alpha/beta hydrolase family protein, producing the protein MLPLRPSLPPLLLAALLAAGPAGAAVPLPVPDTQVLHLAIDGRTLDVPTQVFRPEGAGPFPLVIFSHGRSADPAVRARLQYPVPLGHVAYWLRQGVAVVAPIRPGYGTTGGPDRENSGARWPSGGNVCTGLADYATVAQHAAAAVRAVHGWALQQPWVRRDRILLEGQSVGGMATIAAAADRLPGVVGAVNFSGGAGGKPDAAPGHSCQPQVLTGLYRQWGTQVRVPTLWLYAENDLYWGADLPRQWFGAFREGGDGAQFFAAPALEGTDGHNLLRVGGRHWRDPLQAFTAKVGLLAP
- a CDS encoding non-heme iron oxygenase ferredoxin subunit, giving the protein MTAIDTGWTEAAALDDVPQDDVVGVSVGGRDVALYAVGGEVFATDNLCTHGNARLCDGFLEGHEIECPLHQGRFDVRDGSALCAPLTQGLRTYPVRIEQGKVYLQLEGA
- a CDS encoding aromatic-ring-hydroxylating dioxygenase subunit beta; translation: MSTTTTAGTPAIDFAEWFALQQLYADYASALDASEWDRWPGFFTEDCVYRLQPRENHERGLPLATLSFDSQGMLKDRVYGIRETLFHDPYYQRHVIGAPRVRAAGDGRWECEANYAVFRTKLSEPSTVFNVGRYLDVVVRTPGGLRFARKECIYDSEMIPNSIIYPL